ATCAGCGGCAGGTTGGCCAGCCCGGCCCGCACCGGACTCCAGCCGTAGGCGTACTGGAAGTGCAGGATCAGCCCGAACATGACGCCCGCCATCGCGGTGGCGGTCCCGATTTGAGCCAGGGTGGCGCCGCGCACGGTGGGATCGGTGAAGACGGCGAGGTCGAGCATCGGCTCGGCGGTCCGTCGCTCGTGCCGGACGAACGCGGTCAGCCCGAGGACGGCGCCGGCCGCGCAGGCCAGGGTGGTGCCGGCGTGCCAGCCGTGCTCGACGCCGCTGGTCAACGTGTAGCAGGCCAGACCGGTGGTCACGATGCTGAACAGTGCGCCCGGCACGTCGAGCGAGTCTTCGGTGAGGTCTTCGGACCGATCGGCCGGGACACCGAGCCGCACACCGAGCCAGGCGATCAGCGCGATCGGCGCATTCACCAGCAGCAGCCACTCCCAGCGCACATGGGCAAGCGCGGTACCACCCAGCAGTGGGCCGAGGATGAAGCCGCTCATCCCGACGACGATCATCACGGTGAACGCGCGCATCCGCAGGGCTTCGTCGTCGAACAGGCGGAACACCAGCGAGTTGGTGATCGGCGCCATCGCTGCGGCCGCCACGCCCAGGGCGGCGCGCAGCGCGATCAGCTGACCGGCGGTGTCGACTACCGCGACGAACAGGCTGATCAGGCCGAATGCCGCCAGCCCGACCAGTAACACGCGGCGGCGGCCGAGCCGGTCGGCGATCGAGCCGGCGGTCAGCAGCAGCCCACCGAAGGTCAGCGAGTAGGCGCCGTTGACCCACTGCAGTGCCGTGGTGCCGCCGCCCAGGTCGCGGCCGATCGTCGGCAGCGCGATCCCGAGCAAGGTGTTGTCGACCATCTCGACGAAGAACGCCAGGCAAAGTGCGAACAGGGGGATCCAGGCCGCGCGCAGCGAGGTGTAGGTGCGAGGCGGCGTAGTGGTGGAGTTCATGGAGAAGCCGGTGGGGTTCATGGGGAACACCTCCTACGCGTGAGCGAATGTGATGGAACGCCGTTCGATTATCGAACAACATTCGATACGATAGAACAGCGTTCGACAGGGCGCAACGGTGTGATGGGATACATGGATGGCCACCTCACGTTCCGGTCGGCGGACACGCGCGCGCGCCGCAGCTGAACCGGGCACTCGCGCGGTCCGGCGCAGGGCGTCGCACTCGATGGATGCCGTCGTCTCCGAGGCGGTCGCCATCCTGGACGAAGCGGGGGAGTCGGCGCTCACCTTCCGGGCGCTGGCCGCCCGCCTGGGGGGTGGGGTGGCCAGCATCTACTGGTACGTCGCCGACAAGGACGAGTTGCTCGATCGTGCCACCGACCACGCGCTGGCCGAAGCGCTCGTCGCCATCGAGCATCACGGTGCCGGGCCGGACCCGATCGACGAGCTACGGGCCATGGCGACGACCGTCTTCGACGCGATCGTCGCCCGGCCTTGGCTGGGTGCATATTTCATGCGCAACACCGAGCTGCAACCGCGTGGCCTGCAGCTCTACGAGCGACTCGGCCGGCAGGTGATGCGCTTGAACCTCACTGCGCGCCAATGCTTTCACGCCGTGTCGGCCATCCTGGGCTTCGTGATCGGTACGGCGGTGGATCTGGGGCAGAGTCCGCCGCAGGAGGTACTCGACGGTTCCGTCGGTCGCGACGAGTACCTCACTCGGGTCGCCGCTGGTTGGCGGGACCTGGAGCCTGCCGCATTCCCGTTCGTGCATCTGATCGTCGACGAATTTGCGCGCCACGACGATGCCGATCAGTTTCGCGCCGGACTCGATCTGCTGCTGGCCGGGCTACGCCTGCAGGCCGATCGTCGCTCGGGGCTCGATCGTGACGAATCCGCATGAGGCGTATATCACGTCGGATGTAATCTGAAGAGCCTATAGCGTATGCTCAGGTCCGGGCTCAACCTCGGGTCGTCGGCATTTCGCCGAAGTCGGCCTTGTCGGGTGGGTCTCGGTCCAGAACAGGCGCGGTGAAGGAGCGCTCGCGACACGTGCTCGGACGGTCATGATGTACCGCCCGATTCTCCCCTTTCCTCGGTGTCCGAATCGATGCTCGTTCGCGAGCCGCATTGCGGTCGCCGGCGAATCCATTGATCCCATCGGCTCGAGAGGGGTTGACTCCGATGAACATCGACGGACTGTTCTCACATGCGTCGAACGAGGAGAACTATTCCGACGCAGAGGATTTCGGTGACCAAAGCGGTCGGCTGGAATTCTCCGACCAGCCGGACCGGACGACGCCGGCCGGGTTCTGAAACCCGAACCCGGCGGCGATCGCAGGGCGATACCGACCCGGAATCGCCAGCATCACTAAGTAAGGAAGCAAGACATATGGCACAAGGAACCGTGAAGTGGTTCAACAGCGAAAAGGGCTTCGGCTTCATCGCTCCGGACGACCGCAACAGCGGTGACGTGTTCGTGCACTACTCGGCGATCCAGGGCAACGGGTTCCGCAACCTGGAAGAGCAGCAGCGCGTCTCGTACGAGGTGGAGCAGGGCCCCAAGGGTCCGCAGGCGACGGCGGTCACGCCGCTCTAGCCTGAATTCGACTCCCAACGGACGTCGCCCGCGATCTCGCGGGCGGCGTCTGCTGCGTTTGCAGAGAAGTTCCGTACCATGAACCTCACAGGTAGTGCAGACCGTCGTATCGGGCTTGTCCGTGACCCATCGGTGATCTGCATGTTCCTGGTCGTCGTGCCGACCTTCGGGAGGGGTGCCGCGTGCCGAGTCGCATGGTGTCTGATGTTCTACCGGACCGATACCACTTTTTCGTCTGCGGTCGAGGGCCTTCTGGGGAATCTGCCGGGTATCTCGTAAGATCGGGAGTCGAGAGCGATTTCCTCCTACCCGAATGCCGACCCGCGGTACGATACTTTCTGACAATGACGGCACGAAGTCGGTGATCATTCGAGATGAACAGAATCGGTGAGGTCGCAAACGTGAGGTCGTTGCCGTTCAAAGAAGTTCGACCCGGGTTCGACCCGGGCGAGGTCCGACGTCGAGTTTCTCGCGCCGAGACGGAGTTGCGTGCCGCGGAGAACGATCGGGACAAGGCTGCCGAGCGATCACGCGCGCTCAAGGTCGAGCTGGACCAGGTGCGGGCCGAGATCGATTCGCTGCGCGCCAAGGTGATGCGGATGGCTACCCGTCGGGTGGATACCGACGGGATGAGCGAGCGCGTCGCCCGAATGCTGCAGCTGGCTCATGAAGAGGCAGAAGAAGTTCGCGCCGGCGCGCGGGTCGACACCAGCGACCAGATCACCGTCGCGGAGAAGCGAGCCGCAGAGCTACGCACCGAGGCCGAGGAAAAGCTGGCCGACGCCGTTTCGAAACGAGAAGGTATCGATTCCGATTACGACTCGACCCTGGAGCGTGCTCGCGCCGAAGCGATCGGCCTGATCGAAGCGGCGCATGCCGAAGCGGATGCGGTACGGTCCCGGGCCAAGGCCGACCGGGAGGCCGCCGAGCGTGACTTCGAGGCGGCGCTGAGCGCTCGCCGAGTCGAGCTGACCGAAGAACACGACGAGCTGGAGGCCCAGTTCACCACCGCCGCACGGCGTCGGCTCGAGTCCGCGGAGGCCGAAGCGGCGCGGATGTTGCACGATGCGAACAGCCGTGCCGATGCCGAGCTGAGCCAGGCCAACGAGTTCTACGACAAGTCTCGCGTTCTCCGTGGCCGAATCATCGCTCAGCTCTTGGGTATTCGGGGCCAGCTGGATGCGGTGAAGGCTGCGTCCGGGCCGGCGATCTGGGAAGACGAGATCCTCGGCAATCCCGACGAAACCGCGCCGGTCGGAGTGTCGGAGGCGGCGGCCGGCTAGGTCGGGCGTGTTCCGGTGGTGGGCGCCGGACTTATCCGGCAGAGTTGCGTTATGACCAGTCCCAAGGTGCCCAACCCCGGCGATATTCTCTCCGCAGCCCAAGCAGCGGTGGATACGGCGCAGGCCGTTGCCGCTGGGGCGATGCGGTTACCACCGGCATCCGCTCAGCTCGCGGCGCAACTACCCGACCTGGTGGAGAATCTCGCCGCAGCCACCGAGCGGCTCAACACGACGCTCGACCGAGCCGAGCGGTTGATGGCGCTCGGCGACCCGATGTTCCGTACCCTCGACCTGTTGCTACCGCGGCTGGAAGCCATGGTCGACATGGGAACCGATCTGTTCCGCACCCTGTCGGCGATTCCCGGCGTATCGTCGCTGTCCCGGTTTGCCGGGATCAACTCCACCGATCCTGCAGGTCCTGCAGCCGGAGGTCCTGCGCCCGGAACGAGCTCGACCCGCCGTCGTGCTCGCTGACCACGAGGAAGTAGCCGCCGTCGTAGGTCTGCTGGCCGAGTAGCTCGCCGTATCGCTGTGCCCAGCGGCCGGATTCGAGATCCGCTCGCAGCCGGCTCAGCCCATGCTCGAGCGCGTCCGGATCGAGTTGTGCCAGCGCGGAGCAGCCGCGCTGGACCGCTGAATCGAGATAGGCCTCCGGTCGCCGCCAGTGGGCGAGGAGCACGCCGTCGGTGAAGTCCCACGGCACCGGTAGCGGGATCACCGAGCCCGCCTCGAGGACGTCGGCGATCGCCGATGCCGTGGTCGGACGGCTCCGCTCCACCTCGGCGATTTCCGGGAGATAGTCGAGCAGCCAGAAATCGAGCGAATCGGCCACCTCGTAGGCCACCACCACCTGACGCCGAGCGATTCGCTTCAGCTCGGCCAGCCCGCGCCGCCAGTCGGCCCAATGGTGCACGGTCAGTACCGCCAGCGCCGCATCTGCGACACCGTCGCCCAACGGCAGGCGCTCGGCGACGCCGCGCACCACAGGTGCCGTGCCGGCTGCCCGTTGCGCGATCATCGCGGCGGACGGTTCGATCGCCAGCACCGTCTCGGGCGGCTCGTAGGACCCGGTACCGGCCCCGACGTTCACCACTCGTGCCGCGCCGGCGAGCGCCGACCGGATCGGGGCCATCCAGCGCTCGTCCGTGGTGCGCCGGGTGGCGTACCCGAGGCCGATCTGGTCGTAGACCGTCACGTTCGTCCCTTCTGTCGCCACGCGCACCACCGCGACGCAGCTTTCAGCGCCGTCCGTCGAACTCTTCCTCGGCGACGGAATCAACACGGTCGCACCGCCGGTGTCGGCTGAGAAAACCGAAGCTACCGGAACACACCCCCCGAGCCCGGCGCTACGGCCGGTCGATGTTGCCTATCCTATCGCTCGGCCACGGCTCGGGCGGTGTCGGTCGGCCGAGTCGGACAGCCGGTGTTGAATGGGACATATGGTTGCCCAAGGACAGGACACAGCCGGGGCGCAGGGCGTCGACCTCGACGTGGTTTCGCGGTGGATGGATGAGCACGGCCTTCCGTCGGGAGAGATCACCGACGTCACCTCGATCGGTGGCGGCACTCAGAACGTGATGCTGCGGTTCACCCGCGGCGACCGGGACTATGTGTTGCGCCGCGGCCCGCGTCACCTGCGGCCGCGCAGCAACGACGTGATGCTCCGCGAGGCTCGCCTGCTGGAGGCGTTGCGCACGACCGACGTGCCGGCGCCCCGCCTGGTAGCGGCCTGTACCGACCCCGATGTGCTCGGCGGGGCGGTCTTCTATCTGATGGAGCCGATCGAGGGGTTCAGCCCGGCGGCCACGCTCCCGTCGCTGCACGCTGCCGATCCGCAGGTACGGCACGCGATGGGGTTGTCCGCGGTGCGCGCGATCGCACTGCTCGGCCAGGTCGATCACGTCGCGGTCGGCCTCGACGGCTACGGCAAGCCGGCCGGCTTCCTGGATCGGCAGGTGCCACGCTGGCTCGGCGAGTTGGAGTCGTACTCGACCAACGAGGGATACCCCGGGCCGCAGATCCCCGGGTTGGTTCGGGTCGCGTCCTGGCTCACCGACAATCAGCCCGAGCAGGGCCGGCCGGGAATTCTGCACGGCGACTGCCACCTGGCCAACATCATGTTCCGGTACGACGGCCCGGAGGTGGCCGCTCTGGTGGATTGGGAGATGTCGACCATCGGTGACCCGCTGCTCGATCTGGGCTGGCAGATCGCGACCCGGCCGGCATCCGGCGCGTGCAGCGTGCTGGTGCCGCCGCTGGCTGCTGCCGGCGGTTTGCCGAGTCGGGACGAGCTGGTCCGGCATTACCGCGAGTTCTCCGATCGAGACCTGAGCGCGGTCGACTGGTACACCGTCCTGGCCTGCTTCAAGCTGGGCATCGTGTTGGAAGGCACGCACGCGCGGGCATTCGCCGGGAAGGCGCCGAAGGACGTCGGTGACACGTTGCACACGTTGACCCTCGCGTTGTTCGACCAGGCGGTGTCGCTGATCTGATCGGCGTCGCCGCGCGGCCCGGCCGGTAGTAGAACGTGTTCCAGTTCTGTCGTAGTGTGGTGGGCACCACATCACGACGGAAGGCCGGCGAATGAAGACCAAGGGTGCGCTGTTGTGGGGATTGGGCGAGCCGTGGTCGATCGAAGAGATCGAACTCGGGGACCCGGTCTCCGGCGAGGTGCAGATCCAGCTGGAAGCCGCCGGCATGTGCCACTCCGACCACCACATCGTCACCGGTGCCACGCCGATGCCGGCATTCCCGGTGATGGGCGGACACGAAGGTGCCGGCGTGATCACCGCGCTGGGCCCGAACGTGCCGGCCGACCTGCAGGTCGGCGACCACGTGGTGTTGTCGTTCATCCCGGCGTGCGGACGTTGTCCGGCCTGCGTGAGTGGGCAGATGGCGCTCTGCGATCTCGGCATGGGGCTGCTCTCCGGGCAGTCGATCAGTGACGGCACCTTCCGGATCCAGGCGCGCGGACAGAACGTGATCCCGATGTGTCTGCTCGGCACGTTCGCGCCCTACATGACCGTGCACCACACCTCGGTGGTGAAGATCGATCCGACGGTTCCGTTCGAGGTGGCCTGCCTGGTCGGTTGTGGGGTGCCGACCGGTTTCGGTTCCACGACCAACGTGGCGAACGTGATGCCGGGCGACACGGTGGTGATCGTCGGGTTGGGCGGGGTGGGGATCAGTGCGCTGCAAGGCGCGGTGCTGTCCGGTGCGACCAATGTGATCGCGATCGACCCGGAGCAGTGGAAGCGGGAACAGGCGATGAAGTTCGGCGCCACGCACACGTTCGACAGCATGGAAGCGGCGATCCTGCCCGTCATGGAACTGACCGAAGGGCGGATGGCGGAGAAGACCGTCATCACGGTCGGTGAGATGCGCGGCGAGCTGGTCGAACCGGCGCTGACGCTGACGGCCAAGGCCGGCACATGTGTGGTCACCGCGATGGGGCACATGACCGACTTCGATGTCAAACAGAACAACTTCCTGCTGGCGATGCTGCAGAAGCGAGTGCAGGGGGTCATTTTCGGTGGGGGCAACGCCCGCCGTGACATCCCGCGACTGCTCCGGCTCTACAAGTCGGGTCAGCTCAATCTGGACGACATGGTCACCCGGACCTACCGACTCGAAGAGGTCAACCAGGGCTACCAAGACATGCTGGACGGAAAAAACATTCGCGGAGTTGTCCGCTACACCGACGCCGACCGGAATTGATCGCTGCGCCGCCGGGTCAGCTGCGATGCAACTGGGGGAGACCGGCCTCGAGCGCGTCCAGGGCGGTGTGCGTGGCCAGCCCGGCCCGGCCGGCGCCGGCCCGCAGTTGCAGTGCCTCGGCTGCAGTTGCGCTGCGCTCGAACGCGGTGGTCGCCGCGGTGACCTGGTCCCATACCGCCACGGCCGTGGGCTCGGCCGGCCCGTCGGCGTCGGCGTAGGCGTCGAGGTTACGGCCGAAGTCGGTCACCGACCGCACCTGTTCCAGCTGGTCGGCCAGTCGGGCAGCCAGCTTGCGTAGTCGGTCGCGGACCGGATCCACTTCGGCGGAGGCGACGACATTCTGGAAGCGCTCGTACGCGCGCTCACACCGACCGCGCAGTTGAGTCCAGCCGTCGTTGAGGTACGGTACGGGACGAGCGGCCCGCATGTTGCGCACGAGATCGCCCATCACCGACAGTATCGCCCCGGGCACGAACCCCAGGACCAGGCACACCACCAACAGGCCGAGTACTTGGCTACCGGTACGGATGGTCAGCCAGCCGAGCAGATACAGCACCAGGAAAATGGTTGCGCACAACACGAAGCCGACCGCTCCGGCCACCGGCCAAGCCGGATTGGCCCAGCGGCTCGAGGTGTTGTCGCGGTCCGTCACATCGGCATCCTAGCCCGAGGTCGTAGGCTTACTCGGGTGCATTCTCTGCTCCAGGTGCAGCACTGGCCGGTCCCCGCAGCCGCAGCGGCGGTGGTGCATTCGGATGGACGGGTGGCCGGCTCGGTCGGCGACCCGAATCGGGTCTTCGAGCTGGCGTCGGTCACCAAGCTCTTGGTATCGCACGGCGTGTTGGTGGCGGTGGAAGAGGGGGCGATCGAGCTCGATCAGCCCGCGGGCCCGGCCGGTGCCACGGTTCGGCATCTGTTATCGCACGCATCCGGAGTCGGGTTCGACGACCGCGAGGTACATGCCTCGCCCGGCACCCGGCGGATCTACTCCAGTGCCGGATACGAGATTCTCGCCGAGACGGTGACTGCCGCCACCGGGATACCGTTCCCCGACTACCTGGCCGAGGCGGTCTTCGAGCCGCTCGGTATGCGGGCTACGGTGCTTGCCGGATCGGCCGGGTACGCAGCCCGGTCCACGATGGCCGACTTGATTGCGTTCGCCGCCGAACTTCAGGCGCCGCGGCTGATCGCGCCGCAGACCTCGGCGGCGGCGCATGCAGTGCAGTTTCCCGGCTTGGTCGGTCTTCTGCCGGGGTACGGCATCAGGCGACCCAACGACTGGGGACTCGGCCCGGAGATCCGTGGTGACAAGCAGCCGCACTGGACCGGTACCCGCAACTCGCCCGCGACGTTCGGCCATTTCGGGCAGTCCGGCACGCTACTGTGGGCCGACCCGCGCGCCGGCGTCGCCTGTGTGGGGTTGACCGACCGGCCGTTCGGTGACTGGGCCAAGCCGCGGTGGACCGCGCTCGCGGATGCCGTCCTCGCCGAGCTGGCAGGTGACAGTGCTGGCAGGTGAAGGGCCGTGGCGGTGCATGAGCAGTGGTGACCGAGTTGTTTCTCGGTTCGGGCGCGTCCGGCTGGCGTAGCAGGGGTCGCACAGGGCAGACTAGGGCGCGTAGTCACCGCTGATTCAGGTGGCGGCACGACATTCCGCTGTGCGACGTAGGCCGTTGGGGAAGACGTCCCTCGTCGAAGCTGGAGGTGTTCGTGGTGCGCGCATTGAGTCAGTTCGCGGACTCGGCTACCGGCGTTGTGTACATCCACGCAGCGCCGGCTGCTCTGTGCCCGCATATCGAGTGGGCGTTGACCGCTGCACTCGAATCGCCGGCTGCCCTGCGCTGGTCGGCACAGCCCGCATCGGACGGTCAGTTGCGCGCGATAAGCAACTGGGTTGGACCGGTCGGTACCGCTGGCAAGATCGCTAGTTCGTTGCGCTCGTGGTCGATGCTGCGGTTCGAGGTGACCGAAAACCCCAGCGAAGGGGTCGACGGCGAGCGATACAGCTTCGTTCCCGGTCTCGGACTTTGGCACGGCATCACCGGCGCGAACGGCGACATCATGGTCGGCGAGCAGCGGTTGCGCGCCATTCGGGACAGCGGTATCGAAGGCATCGGGGCCGAGCTCGACACCGCGCTCGGCACCGCCTGGGATGAAGCGTTGGAGCCTTACCGTAGCGGCGGTGAGTGTGCCGAGGTGACGTGGTTGCGCCGGCAGGTGGGCTGAACGCGCGGCGGCCTGGTCAGAGCGGGATGTTTGTGTGCGCGCCGCGCCGCACCGGCGCGGCGGCCAACGCGGCGGTCAGTCGAGACCGGGTATGTGCTGGATCGATGATGTCGTCCACCACGCCGATCGCCACCGCGCGAGTCACCCCGCCGGCGATCGCTTCGTGCTCGGCGGCCAACTGATCGTGCAACGCCTCGCGTTCGTGCTCGGCGGCGGCCGCGAGTGTGCGTTTGTGCAGGATACCGACCGCAGCTCGGGCACCCATCACCGCAACCTCGGATTCGGGCCACGCGAATACCGCGGTGGCGCCGAGCGCGCGAGAATTCATCGCGATGTAGGCGCCGCCGTAGATCTTGCGGGTCACCAGGGTCACCCGCGGGACGCGGGCCTCGGCGAAGGCGTGCAGCAGTTTCGCCCCCCGGCGCACGACGCCGTCCCACTCCTGGCTGACCCCCGGCAGATAGCCGGGGACGTCCACCAGGACCACGAGCGGCACACCGAAGGCATCGCACATGCGGACGAAGCGGGCGGCTTTCTCTGCGCTCTCGGAGTTCAGGCAGCCGCCGAGCCGGATCGGGTTGTTGGCGAGTACGCCGACGGTGCGGCCGGCCAGCCGACCCAATCCGGTGACGATCGACCGGGCGTAGTCGGCCTGGAGTTCCTCGAAGGAGGATTCGCTGGTTCCGTCCGGGCCAGGCAGGCCGTCGAGCAGGCCGGCGACGATCGGTTTGACGTCGTAGGCGCGGCGTGCCGAGGCCGGCAACATCGCCTTCAGGTCGACGTCGCCCAGCCCGGCCGCCGCGGTATCGAAGCTGCCTTGATCGGACAGCATCGTCACCAGCCGCCGGGCGCGTCGCAAGGCGTCGTTCTCGTCGTCGGCGGCGATGTGGGCCACCCCGGACTTGCGGGTATGGGTGGCCGGGCCGCCGAGGGTGGCCATATCCACCTGCTCGCCGGTCACCGACCGCACCACGTCCGGACCGGTGACGAACACCCGGCCTTCCGGGGCCATGATCACGATATCGGTGAGACCAGGCCCGTAGGCGGCACCACCGGCCGCGAAACCCAATACCACCGAGATCTGCGGGATCTGTCCCGAGGCGCGGACCATCGCCTCGAACACCAGGCCGACCGCATGCAGGGCCTCGACCCCTTCGGCCAACCTCGCCCCGCCGGAGTGCCACAACCCGACCACCGGCGCCTGCTCGGCCAGTGCGGTATCGATCGCGGCCACGATGTGCCGACAGCCGACCACGCCCATCGCGCCACCCATGACGGTGGCATCCGAGCAGTAGGCGACGGTACGGACACCGTCGATCTCACCGACCGCCGCCAGTACCCCGGACGAATCCCGGTCGTGCAGCGCCGCGGTGGTGCCCGCGTCGAAGAGCTGTGTCAATCGATACAGCGGATCACGCGGATCCTCGGTTGCTTGCGCCCGACGCGCTTCGACGAGGTGGCCGGTGGCCAGAACGGTCATGGCTTTCTCCAGCAGGGGTGGTAACCGGACGGGATCAGTAGCGGCCGAAGGCCAGGGCGACGTTGTGCCCACCGAACCCGAACGAGTTGTTCAGGGCATAGTCGATCCGTTGCCGACGCGGCTCGCCGTGTACGACGTCCAGATCGATCTCCGGGTCGAGGTTGGCCAGGTTCAGCGTCGCCGGAACGACCTCGTCCCGGATGCTGAGCACGGTGAGTACCGATTCCAGCGCGCCGACGGCGCCGATCGAGTGCCCGAGCGCCGACTTCGGTGCGTAGATCGAGGCGTGGTTGCCGACCGCCTTG
Above is a genomic segment from Skermania piniformis containing:
- a CDS encoding MFS transporter — protein: MNSTTTPPRTYTSLRAAWIPLFALCLAFFVEMVDNTLLGIALPTIGRDLGGGTTALQWVNGAYSLTFGGLLLTAGSIADRLGRRRVLLVGLAAFGLISLFVAVVDTAGQLIALRAALGVAAAAMAPITNSLVFRLFDDEALRMRAFTVMIVVGMSGFILGPLLGGTALAHVRWEWLLLVNAPIALIAWLGVRLGVPADRSEDLTEDSLDVPGALFSIVTTGLACYTLTSGVEHGWHAGTTLACAAGAVLGLTAFVRHERRTAEPMLDLAVFTDPTVRGATLAQIGTATAMAGVMFGLILHFQYAYGWSPVRAGLANLPLIITMIAATPISEQLAARYGHRMACSIAAALLAGSLLGLAWGVEHGYPAIAVCMVIFTVGLRTVMTICAVALVGAMPDNRTSLGTALNDTAQEVGTSIGIAVGGTLIAALVTTTLPTGIWSDELVASFFHGERVIYLSLAVVVGVLAGWGASTLTDSRATDEHP
- a CDS encoding TetR/AcrR family transcriptional regulator, which produces MDAVVSEAVAILDEAGESALTFRALAARLGGGVASIYWYVADKDELLDRATDHALAEALVAIEHHGAGPDPIDELRAMATTVFDAIVARPWLGAYFMRNTELQPRGLQLYERLGRQVMRLNLTARQCFHAVSAILGFVIGTAVDLGQSPPQEVLDGSVGRDEYLTRVAAGWRDLEPAAFPFVHLIVDEFARHDDADQFRAGLDLLLAGLRLQADRRSGLDRDESA
- a CDS encoding cold-shock protein is translated as MAQGTVKWFNSEKGFGFIAPDDRNSGDVFVHYSAIQGNGFRNLEEQQRVSYEVEQGPKGPQATAVTPL
- a CDS encoding class I SAM-dependent methyltransferase yields the protein MTVYDQIGLGYATRRTTDERWMAPIRSALAGAARVVNVGAGTGSYEPPETVLAIEPSAAMIAQRAAGTAPVVRGVAERLPLGDGVADAALAVLTVHHWADWRRGLAELKRIARRQVVVAYEVADSLDFWLLDYLPEIAEVERSRPTTASAIADVLEAGSVIPLPVPWDFTDGVLLAHWRRPEAYLDSAVQRGCSALAQLDPDALEHGLSRLRADLESGRWAQRYGELLGQQTYDGGYFLVVSEHDGGSSSFRAQDLRLQDLQDRWS
- a CDS encoding phosphotransferase family protein, coding for MVAQGQDTAGAQGVDLDVVSRWMDEHGLPSGEITDVTSIGGGTQNVMLRFTRGDRDYVLRRGPRHLRPRSNDVMLREARLLEALRTTDVPAPRLVAACTDPDVLGGAVFYLMEPIEGFSPAATLPSLHAADPQVRHAMGLSAVRAIALLGQVDHVAVGLDGYGKPAGFLDRQVPRWLGELESYSTNEGYPGPQIPGLVRVASWLTDNQPEQGRPGILHGDCHLANIMFRYDGPEVAALVDWEMSTIGDPLLDLGWQIATRPASGACSVLVPPLAAAGGLPSRDELVRHYREFSDRDLSAVDWYTVLACFKLGIVLEGTHARAFAGKAPKDVGDTLHTLTLALFDQAVSLI
- a CDS encoding NDMA-dependent alcohol dehydrogenase, yielding MKTKGALLWGLGEPWSIEEIELGDPVSGEVQIQLEAAGMCHSDHHIVTGATPMPAFPVMGGHEGAGVITALGPNVPADLQVGDHVVLSFIPACGRCPACVSGQMALCDLGMGLLSGQSISDGTFRIQARGQNVIPMCLLGTFAPYMTVHHTSVVKIDPTVPFEVACLVGCGVPTGFGSTTNVANVMPGDTVVIVGLGGVGISALQGAVLSGATNVIAIDPEQWKREQAMKFGATHTFDSMEAAILPVMELTEGRMAEKTVITVGEMRGELVEPALTLTAKAGTCVVTAMGHMTDFDVKQNNFLLAMLQKRVQGVIFGGGNARRDIPRLLRLYKSGQLNLDDMVTRTYRLEEVNQGYQDMLDGKNIRGVVRYTDADRN
- a CDS encoding serine hydrolase domain-containing protein, translated to MHSLLQVQHWPVPAAAAAVVHSDGRVAGSVGDPNRVFELASVTKLLVSHGVLVAVEEGAIELDQPAGPAGATVRHLLSHASGVGFDDREVHASPGTRRIYSSAGYEILAETVTAATGIPFPDYLAEAVFEPLGMRATVLAGSAGYAARSTMADLIAFAAELQAPRLIAPQTSAAAHAVQFPGLVGLLPGYGIRRPNDWGLGPEIRGDKQPHWTGTRNSPATFGHFGQSGTLLWADPRAGVACVGLTDRPFGDWAKPRWTALADAVLAELAGDSAGR
- a CDS encoding DUF3145 domain-containing protein — translated: MRALSQFADSATGVVYIHAAPAALCPHIEWALTAALESPAALRWSAQPASDGQLRAISNWVGPVGTAGKIASSLRSWSMLRFEVTENPSEGVDGERYSFVPGLGLWHGITGANGDIMVGEQRLRAIRDSGIEGIGAELDTALGTAWDEALEPYRSGGECAEVTWLRRQVG
- a CDS encoding acyl-CoA carboxylase subunit beta, whose protein sequence is MTVLATGHLVEARRAQATEDPRDPLYRLTQLFDAGTTAALHDRDSSGVLAAVGEIDGVRTVAYCSDATVMGGAMGVVGCRHIVAAIDTALAEQAPVVGLWHSGGARLAEGVEALHAVGLVFEAMVRASGQIPQISVVLGFAAGGAAYGPGLTDIVIMAPEGRVFVTGPDVVRSVTGEQVDMATLGGPATHTRKSGVAHIAADDENDALRRARRLVTMLSDQGSFDTAAAGLGDVDLKAMLPASARRAYDVKPIVAGLLDGLPGPDGTSESSFEELQADYARSIVTGLGRLAGRTVGVLANNPIRLGGCLNSESAEKAARFVRMCDAFGVPLVVLVDVPGYLPGVSQEWDGVVRRGAKLLHAFAEARVPRVTLVTRKIYGGAYIAMNSRALGATAVFAWPESEVAVMGARAAVGILHKRTLAAAAEHEREALHDQLAAEHEAIAGGVTRAVAIGVVDDIIDPAHTRSRLTAALAAAPVRRGAHTNIPL